The Streptomyces sp. JB150 genomic interval TTCATCGCCGAGTGACGTCCACGGGAACGATCGACGTTTCACGTGAAACACGAATGGGCCGGCCCTCACGGGCCGGCCCATTCGTGTGAGAGAACCGGGACAGGCAATCGCTAGAGCGGTCGCAGCGCCGGCTCCTTCTGCACCGCGCCGAGCAGCCGGTCCAGTGCCATCTCCACGTCTTCCTTCCACGAGAGCGTCGTTCTGAGTTCCAGTCGCAGTCGTGGATGCGCGGGATGCTGCCGGACGGTCTTGAAGCCCACGGCCAGGAGGTGGTCGGCAGGCAGGACACAGGCGGGTTGCTTCCAGCGGGCGTCGCCGAACGCCTCGATCGCCTTGAAGCCGCGACGCAGCAAGTCCTTGGCCACCGTCTGCACCATCACCCGGCCCAGACCCTGCCCCTGGAAACCCGGCAGGATGAACGCCGTGATCAGCTGAACCGCGTCAGGCGACACCGGGCTCGTGGGGAACGCCGCCGAGCGGGGCACGTAGGCCGGGGGCGCGTAGAGCACGAATCCCGCCGGTACGTCGTCGACGTAGACCACCCGTCCGCAGGAGCCCCAGTCCAGCAGCACGGCGGAGATCCAGGATTCCTTCTCCAACGCGGCGGTACCCGCCTTCACCGCCGTAGCGCCGCTGACCGGGTCCAGCTCCCAGAAGACACAGGAACGGCAGCGCTGTGGAAGATCTTGAAGATTGTCCAGTGTGAGCGGTACGAGCCGACGCCCCATGAAGGCTGTTCCTCGCTTCCTTGTCCGCTCCCTACCCACACGCATGGTAGCCACGAAGCGATTCCATCGATACCGGCAAAAAGCAAAGTGCGGGTCGTGTTCCGGTACACACCGGACACGACCCGCACAGCTCCGGGGAGGAGCGATACAGAGGGGGAAGCTCAGCCCTCGGTCTCCTCGCCGTCGCTCTCCAGCAGGCTCTTCTGGAGGACCGGGCCCTCGCCCGGGGCCAGCGTGCTGAGGATGCGCTCCAGATCTTCCACCGAGGCGAACTCGACAGTGATCTTGCCCTTCTTCTGGCCCAGGTCGACCTTCACCCGCGTCTCGAAGCGATCGGAAAGCCGGGTGGCCAGCTCGTTGAGCGCCGGCGAGACCAGGGAGCCGGCCCGGGGGCCCTTGGCCCGCTGCGTCGCCTTGGGCCGCGATCCCATCAGGGTCACGATCTCCTCGACGGCCCGCACAGACAGCCCCTCGGCCACGATCCGGTGAGCCAGCTTGTCCTGCTCCTCCGAGTCCTCCACGGAGAGCAGGGCCCTCGCGTGCCCGGCGGAGAGCACTCCGGCGGCCACCCGGCGCTGGACCGCCGGGGAGAGCTTCAGCAGACGCAGAGTGTTGGAGACCTGCGGACGGGACCGACCGATGCGGTCCGCCAACTGGTCGTGCGTGCAGTTGAAGTCCTTCAGCAGCTGGTCGTAGGCTGCGGCCTCTTCCAGCGGGTTCAGCTGCGCGCGGTGCAGGTTCTCCAGAAGAGCGTCGAGGAGAAGCTTCTCGTCCTCCGTCGCTCGCACAATTGCCGGGATGGCCTCCAGACCCGCTTCTCGGCAGGCCCGCCAGCGCCGCTCGCCCATGATCAGCTCATAGCGCCCGGGACCCAGCTGCCGCACGACGACCGGCTGGAGCAGGCCCACCTCCCTGATGGAGGTGACCAGCTCGGCGAGCGCGTCTTCGTCGAAGACCTCACGCGGCTGCCGCGGGTTGGGCGTGATGGCGTCGAGCGGAATCTCGGCAAAGTGGGCGCCCACAGGAGGAGCGGGCGAGTCCGCAGCGCCGTTGACCGACAGCTCCTCTGTTTCACGTGAAACAGGCGGCAGCGTGGCCACCTTCGCCGCGGCCACCCCGCGGTCACTCGTCAGCACCGGGACGGCCGCGGGAGAGGACGATCCGACGCTCCCCCCAGCACCCCCTACGACACCCACCGCGGTCTGCGCCGGCGTCTTCTCGGTCGGGGCCGCAGGGATCAGTGCCCCGAGTCCACGGCCCAGCCCCCTCCGTCGCTCGCTCACTGGATCCCCTCCACCATGCTCTGATCGTTCTGAGCGCCGATGCGCGCGTGCGTCCCGTCATAGCCGACGCTGATGCCCGCGCCCCTCAGCGCGATTTCCCGTGCCGCCTCAAGGTAGGAGAGGGCACCGCTCGATCCAGGATCGTAGGTCAGTACCGTCTGCCCATAGCTCGGCGCCTCGGAGATACGGACCGAGCGGGGAATGCTCGTCCGCAGCACCTCGTCGCCGAAGTGATTGCGCACCTCTTCCGCGACCTGGGACGCGAGGCGCGTCCGGCCGTCGTACATGGTGAGCAGGATCGTCGATACATGCAGGGCGGGGTTGAGGTGCCCCCGCACCAGGTCGACATTGCGCAGCAGCTGCCCCAAGCCTTCCAGCGCGTAGTACTCGCACTGGATCGGGATCAGGACCTCCTGGCCGGCGACCATCGCGTTGACCGTCAGCAGGCCGAGCGAGGGCGGGCAGTCGATGAGGATGTAGTCCAGCGGCTGCTCGTACGCCTGGATGGCTCGCTGGAGACGGCTCTCCCGTGCCACCAGGGACACCAGCTCGATCTCCGCACCGGCGAGATCGATCGTGGCGGGAGCACAGAAGAGACCCTCGACGTCG includes:
- a CDS encoding ParA family protein, translated to MGGSVHREPEVEESESLRSDANIAGPMTDPVPGPRTESTGADVSRETPPPMDDTPIGRAAQLAVEALGRAGEGLPRPEQTRVIVVANQKGGVGKTTTTVNLAASLALHGSRVLVIDLDPQGNASTALGIDHHAEVPSIYDVLVESRPLSEVVQPVVDVEGLFCAPATIDLAGAEIELVSLVARESRLQRAIQAYEQPLDYILIDCPPSLGLLTVNAMVAGQEVLIPIQCEYYALEGLGQLLRNVDLVRGHLNPALHVSTILLTMYDGRTRLASQVAEEVRNHFGDEVLRTSIPRSVRISEAPSYGQTVLTYDPGSSGALSYLEAAREIALRGAGISVGYDGTHARIGAQNDQSMVEGIQ
- a CDS encoding ParB/RepB/Spo0J family partition protein, which gives rise to MSERRRGLGRGLGALIPAAPTEKTPAQTAVGVVGGAGGSVGSSSPAAVPVLTSDRGVAAAKVATLPPVSRETEELSVNGAADSPAPPVGAHFAEIPLDAITPNPRQPREVFDEDALAELVTSIREVGLLQPVVVRQLGPGRYELIMGERRWRACREAGLEAIPAIVRATEDEKLLLDALLENLHRAQLNPLEEAAAYDQLLKDFNCTHDQLADRIGRSRPQVSNTLRLLKLSPAVQRRVAAGVLSAGHARALLSVEDSEEQDKLAHRIVAEGLSVRAVEEIVTLMGSRPKATQRAKGPRAGSLVSPALNELATRLSDRFETRVKVDLGQKKGKITVEFASVEDLERILSTLAPGEGPVLQKSLLESDGEETEG
- a CDS encoding GNAT family N-acetyltransferase; translation: MGRRLVPLTLDNLQDLPQRCRSCVFWELDPVSGATAVKAGTAALEKESWISAVLLDWGSCGRVVYVDDVPAGFVLYAPPAYVPRSAAFPTSPVSPDAVQLITAFILPGFQGQGLGRVMVQTVAKDLLRRGFKAIEAFGDARWKQPACVLPADHLLAVGFKTVRQHPAHPRLRLELRTTLSWKEDVEMALDRLLGAVQKEPALRPL